Below is a window of Sulfitobacter sp. SK012 DNA.
TAGTCCCAACGCCAGATATCGACCGGCGCGGCGAAAAATCATCTGGGCCGAAGTATTCCCCAATTTCGCCTGCTGAAAGAGGGTTTCCAGAACATCGCTTTCGTTCTGGTCTCCACCATATGTCTGATCCAACGCTGTCCCGGCTTCGCGGGTCAGCGCGTAATCGGCAAGGTAGGCCTCAAGGCAACCGCGCTGTCCGCATTTGCACAAGGCACCGTCCAACTGCACCTTCGAATGCCCCAGTTCCAGCCCCATGCCCCGCGCCCCTCGGTAAAGACGGTTGTTCAACACCAGCCCCATCCCCACACCATGTTCGACCGTGACGACGGCGAAATCTGTCATGACGCGGCCTGCACCAAACCACAGCTCAGCCAAGGTCAGCATGTTGGCGTCATTATCAAGGTAGACCGGCATCTCAAACCGCGCTGCAAAAGCAGCAGCCAGATCTTGGTCCCGCTCACTCAGCAGTGACGACCATGGCACTACGCCAGATTGATGATCAACAATTCCAGGCAACCCAATGCCAACGGCTTTGATGTCAGCGGGCGACTTACCACTTTGGATCAACACCTTATCAATCAATTCGGCGATCTCGTCCATCAGCTGGGACAGACTGCGCCGGGTGTGGACCGTGTCCACCGAGGCATCAGCGATCATATTGCCCGCAAAATCTGTTACCACAGCGGAATGGCTTTTGTGCGAGAGCTTAATACCGATCACATAGGTCTGGTCCGGCACTACTTCTAGCGCCACGGGAGGCCTGCCACGGCCCTGCTCACGGGCAAGACCCGCGACTTCGCGCAAAAGACCGCTAGAGATCATTTCCGCCGTCAGCGTGGTCGCCGAGCCCGGACTGATATCAAGCGCACGCGTCATATCAGACCGCGCAGCCTGCCCGTTTGCTCGAACATATTCGAAAATCTGCTGCCGCAACGGCTTGGCCGTTCCCCGCTCGCCGGGCAAAAGCGGACCA
It encodes the following:
- a CDS encoding ROK family protein, whose translation is MDDAASYTGTALNTEGCGPLLPGERGTAKPLRQQIFEYVRANGQAARSDMTRALDISPGSATTLTAEMISSGLLREVAGLAREQGRGRPPVALEVVPDQTYVIGIKLSHKSHSAVVTDFAGNMIADASVDTVHTRRSLSQLMDEIAELIDKVLIQSGKSPADIKAVGIGLPGIVDHQSGVVPWSSLLSERDQDLAAAFAARFEMPVYLDNDANMLTLAELWFGAGRVMTDFAVVTVEHGVGMGLVLNNRLYRGARGMGLELGHSKVQLDGALCKCGQRGCLEAYLADYALTREAGTALDQTYGGDQNESDVLETLFQQAKLGNTSAQMIFRRAGRYLALGLSNIVQLFDPGLIILSGERMKYDYLYADEMLTEMQSLTLSQGRAPCEIAIHAWGDLVWARGATALALSSLTDQMFSKSDLAL